A region from the Sander vitreus isolate 19-12246 chromosome 1, sanVit1, whole genome shotgun sequence genome encodes:
- the ppm1g gene encoding protein phosphatase 1G isoform X1 has protein sequence MGAYLSQPNTTKTSSDGGNSNMSYGFSAMQGWRVSMEDAHNCIPEFDEETAMFSVYDGHGGEEVALYCSKYLPDIIKEQKTYKDGKLQKALEDAFLAIDRRMIKEDVIKELIQIAGRPTEEPPAEKVAEEDDLDTEEASLLHEEATMTIEELLVRYGQNLNAVKHAAALSAAAKKASCSHPEASGDKGEDGEGQKEGVNGEAEEASNGKVKEGEGAACGSKLRACRRTGGGEGSGAAADCGESGSSNGEEKAGKAEGDAGPSCSSLASNAAGDSKSRFFDDSEESEEGEEEEGSDEEDGSEEEEGDSSEMEEEEDTEEGEEDSEDEEEEMCLPGMDGKEEPGSDSGTTAVVALIRGKQLIVANAGDSRCVVSERGKAVDMSYDHKPEDELELARIKNAGGKVTMDGRVNGGLNLSRAIGDHFYKRNKALPPEEQMISAMPDVKVLTLNGDHDFMVIACDGIWNVLSSQEVVDFISERINKPDENGKVRVLSCIVEELLDHCLAPDTSGDGTGCDNMTCIIVTLRPHPSHQPDDTKKRKHPEEAGGAKPEENGNDSKKAKSD, from the exons ATGGGGGCTTATCTGTCGCAACCTAACACGACCAAGACCTCTTCCGATGGCGGCAACAGCAACATGAGCTACGGTTTCTCTGCCATGCAGGGCTGGCGCGTCTCCATGGAG GATGCTCACAATTGTATCCCAGAGTTTGATGAGGAGACAGCCATGTTTTCTGTGTATGATGGACATGGag GTGAAGAGGTGGCACTGTACTGTTCAAAGTACCTTCCTGACATCATCAAGGAGCAGAAGACCTACAAAGATGGCAAACTGCAAAAG GCTCTGGAGGATGCCTTCTTGGCCATTGACCGTAGAATGATCAAAGAGGATGTCATTAAGGAGCTAATCCAGATTGCTGGACGGCCCACAGAGGAGCCGCCCGCTGAAAAGGTGGCAGAGGAGGACGATT TGGACACAGAGGAGGCAAGTTTGCTCCATGAGGAAGCCACAATGACCATAGAGGAGCTGCTGGTACGCTATGGTCAGAACCTTAATGCTGTCAAGCATGCAGCTGCCCTCAG TGCGGCTGCTAAGAAGGCGTCCTGCTCGCACCCTGAGGCTTCGGGAGACAAAGGGGAAGATGGGGAAGGACAGAAGGAGGGGGTAAATGGAGAGGCGGAGGAGGCGAGCAATGGGAAGGTGAAAGAAGGCGAAGGAGCAGCATGCGGGTCAAAGCTGCGAGCCTGTCGGAGAACAGGAGGAGGTGAAGGCAGTGGTGCAG CAGCTGACTGCGGAGAGTCAGGAAGCTCCAATGGAGAAGAAAAGGCTGGTAAAGCAGAGGGAGACGCAGGTCCCTCCTGCTCCTCTTTGGCCTCCAATGCTGCTGGAGATTCCAAGTCTAGGTTTTTTGACGACAGCGAGGAGTCtgaggagggagaagaggaggagggcagCGATGAAGAG gaTGGCAGTGAAGAGGAAGAGGGTGACAGTAGtgagatggaggaagaggaggatacagaggagggagaggaagactctgaagatgaagaggaggaaatgTGCCTCCCTGGAATGGATGGCAAGGAGGAG CCTGGCTCGGACAGCGGCACCACAGCTGTCGTTGCTCTGATCCGAggaaaacagctgattgtggCCAATGCTGGAGACTCTCGCTGTGTGGTGTCTGAGCGCG GCAAAGCTGTCGACATGTCGTACGACCACAAGCCAGAGGACGAGCTGGAACTAGCTCGCATTAAAAACGCTGGAGGGAAAGTGACCATGGATGGACGGGTCAACGGTGGACTGAACCTCTCCAGAGCTATTG GTGACCACTTCTATAAGAGGAACAAGGCTCTGCCTCCAGAGGAGCAGATGATTTCTGCCATGCCAGACGTCAAAGTTCTGACGCTTAACGGAGACCACGACTTCATGGTCATTGCTTGCGACGGCATCTG GAATGTGTTGAGCAGTCAGGAGGTGGTGGACTTCATCAGCGAGAGGATCAACAAACCAGACGAGAATGGCAAAGTCCGAGTCCTTTCATGCATAGTTGAAGAG CTGTTGGACCACTGTTTGGCCCCCGACACATCTGGAGACGGGACAGGATGTGACAACATGACCTGCATCATCGTCACCCTCCGGCCACACCCGTCTCATCAGCCAGACGACACGAAGAAGAGGAAGCACCCGGAGGAGGCAGGAGGAGCCAAGCCGGAGGAGAACGGAAACGACAGCAAAAAGGCTAAAAGCGACTAA
- the ppm1g gene encoding protein phosphatase 1G isoform X2: MGAYLSQPNTTKTSSDGGNSNMSYGFSAMQGWRVSMEDAHNCIPEFDEETAMFSVYDGHGGEEVALYCSKYLPDIIKEQKTYKDGKLQKALEDAFLAIDRRMIKEDVIKELIQIAGRPTEEPPAEKVAEEDDLDTEEASLLHEEATMTIEELLVRYGQNLNAVKHAAALSAAAKKASCSHPEASGDKGEDGEGQKEGVNGEAEEASNGKVKEGEGAACGSKLRACRRTGGGEGSGAADCGESGSSNGEEKAGKAEGDAGPSCSSLASNAAGDSKSRFFDDSEESEEGEEEEGSDEEDGSEEEEGDSSEMEEEEDTEEGEEDSEDEEEEMCLPGMDGKEEPGSDSGTTAVVALIRGKQLIVANAGDSRCVVSERGKAVDMSYDHKPEDELELARIKNAGGKVTMDGRVNGGLNLSRAIGDHFYKRNKALPPEEQMISAMPDVKVLTLNGDHDFMVIACDGIWNVLSSQEVVDFISERINKPDENGKVRVLSCIVEELLDHCLAPDTSGDGTGCDNMTCIIVTLRPHPSHQPDDTKKRKHPEEAGGAKPEENGNDSKKAKSD; this comes from the exons ATGGGGGCTTATCTGTCGCAACCTAACACGACCAAGACCTCTTCCGATGGCGGCAACAGCAACATGAGCTACGGTTTCTCTGCCATGCAGGGCTGGCGCGTCTCCATGGAG GATGCTCACAATTGTATCCCAGAGTTTGATGAGGAGACAGCCATGTTTTCTGTGTATGATGGACATGGag GTGAAGAGGTGGCACTGTACTGTTCAAAGTACCTTCCTGACATCATCAAGGAGCAGAAGACCTACAAAGATGGCAAACTGCAAAAG GCTCTGGAGGATGCCTTCTTGGCCATTGACCGTAGAATGATCAAAGAGGATGTCATTAAGGAGCTAATCCAGATTGCTGGACGGCCCACAGAGGAGCCGCCCGCTGAAAAGGTGGCAGAGGAGGACGATT TGGACACAGAGGAGGCAAGTTTGCTCCATGAGGAAGCCACAATGACCATAGAGGAGCTGCTGGTACGCTATGGTCAGAACCTTAATGCTGTCAAGCATGCAGCTGCCCTCAG TGCGGCTGCTAAGAAGGCGTCCTGCTCGCACCCTGAGGCTTCGGGAGACAAAGGGGAAGATGGGGAAGGACAGAAGGAGGGGGTAAATGGAGAGGCGGAGGAGGCGAGCAATGGGAAGGTGAAAGAAGGCGAAGGAGCAGCATGCGGGTCAAAGCTGCGAGCCTGTCGGAGAACAGGAGGAGGTGAAGGCAGTGGTGCAG CTGACTGCGGAGAGTCAGGAAGCTCCAATGGAGAAGAAAAGGCTGGTAAAGCAGAGGGAGACGCAGGTCCCTCCTGCTCCTCTTTGGCCTCCAATGCTGCTGGAGATTCCAAGTCTAGGTTTTTTGACGACAGCGAGGAGTCtgaggagggagaagaggaggagggcagCGATGAAGAG gaTGGCAGTGAAGAGGAAGAGGGTGACAGTAGtgagatggaggaagaggaggatacagaggagggagaggaagactctgaagatgaagaggaggaaatgTGCCTCCCTGGAATGGATGGCAAGGAGGAG CCTGGCTCGGACAGCGGCACCACAGCTGTCGTTGCTCTGATCCGAggaaaacagctgattgtggCCAATGCTGGAGACTCTCGCTGTGTGGTGTCTGAGCGCG GCAAAGCTGTCGACATGTCGTACGACCACAAGCCAGAGGACGAGCTGGAACTAGCTCGCATTAAAAACGCTGGAGGGAAAGTGACCATGGATGGACGGGTCAACGGTGGACTGAACCTCTCCAGAGCTATTG GTGACCACTTCTATAAGAGGAACAAGGCTCTGCCTCCAGAGGAGCAGATGATTTCTGCCATGCCAGACGTCAAAGTTCTGACGCTTAACGGAGACCACGACTTCATGGTCATTGCTTGCGACGGCATCTG GAATGTGTTGAGCAGTCAGGAGGTGGTGGACTTCATCAGCGAGAGGATCAACAAACCAGACGAGAATGGCAAAGTCCGAGTCCTTTCATGCATAGTTGAAGAG CTGTTGGACCACTGTTTGGCCCCCGACACATCTGGAGACGGGACAGGATGTGACAACATGACCTGCATCATCGTCACCCTCCGGCCACACCCGTCTCATCAGCCAGACGACACGAAGAAGAGGAAGCACCCGGAGGAGGCAGGAGGAGCCAAGCCGGAGGAGAACGGAAACGACAGCAAAAAGGCTAAAAGCGACTAA